A part of Nostoc sp. HK-01 genomic DNA contains:
- a CDS encoding ATPase, whose amino-acid sequence MPNDQAPEEKDLRIYRGLTLSPDKLPTLKEQKQHLDHIPPPPPWRTFGQSVSEWVKEAKSVENQQSADKSNSQEVELKQKPQILGNIDPRALGFVASEQAIELVNAALCLRRPLLIEGNPGSGKTSLAYAVACELGLPGPYRWSIVSRTTLKDGLYAYDAIGRLQEISLLRQKVGEKGEIKEPEVGNYLRLGAMGMAFHQSRPGRPAVLLIDEIDKSDIDMPNDLLHIFEEGFFEIPELARLQSEDAQVLPYRSQRGDSGGKITIKKGFVQCKEFPLVLMTSNEAREFPPAFLRRCLRLSIKQPDTEESFYNILEQRFDSESLKQLDEPARKLIREFLKRIEKRDVKLATDQLLNAVYLLLQGKNITQENRQFLLDTIFKSL is encoded by the coding sequence ATGCCGAACGACCAAGCACCTGAAGAAAAGGATCTTCGTATTTACCGTGGCTTAACACTGAGTCCTGATAAATTACCAACGTTAAAAGAGCAGAAACAGCATCTTGATCACATTCCGCCGCCACCGCCTTGGCGAACTTTTGGTCAATCGGTCAGCGAGTGGGTGAAGGAAGCAAAGTCAGTAGAGAACCAACAAAGTGCAGACAAGAGTAATTCTCAGGAAGTGGAGTTAAAACAGAAACCACAAATTTTAGGGAATATAGATCCAAGAGCATTGGGGTTCGTCGCTAGTGAGCAAGCAATAGAGTTAGTTAATGCTGCGTTATGTTTACGCCGTCCTTTGCTGATTGAAGGAAATCCTGGATCTGGTAAGACATCATTAGCTTATGCAGTGGCGTGCGAACTGGGACTGCCAGGGCCTTATCGTTGGTCAATCGTTTCTCGTACCACTTTGAAGGATGGACTTTATGCCTACGATGCTATTGGGAGACTGCAAGAAATTTCTTTGCTCAGGCAAAAAGTCGGTGAAAAAGGTGAAATTAAAGAACCTGAAGTGGGCAATTATTTGAGATTGGGCGCGATGGGTATGGCATTTCATCAATCTCGACCGGGTAGACCAGCGGTGCTACTCATTGACGAAATTGATAAAAGTGATATTGATATGCCTAACGATCTATTGCATATTTTTGAGGAAGGATTTTTTGAGATACCAGAATTGGCTCGATTACAAAGTGAAGATGCACAGGTGCTTCCTTATCGTAGCCAAAGGGGTGATAGTGGGGGCAAAATTACGATCAAAAAAGGGTTTGTGCAATGTAAAGAGTTTCCCTTAGTATTAATGACTAGTAATGAAGCAAGGGAGTTTCCACCTGCCTTTTTGCGACGATGTTTGCGTTTATCCATCAAGCAACCTGATACGGAAGAAAGTTTTTACAATATTTTAGAACAGCGGTTCGATTCTGAGTCTTTAAAGCAATTGGATGAGCCAGCCAGAAAATTAATTCGAGAATTTCTCAAGCGGATAGAGAAAAGGGACGTAAAATTAGCTACTGATCAATTATTAAATGCTGTCTATCTTTTACTACAAGGTAAAAACATTACCCAAGAAAACCGTCAATTTCTGTTAGATACTATTTTCAAATCTTTGTAA
- a CDS encoding serine/threonine protein kinase: MSNFPDFCAHGYRVERELGQNYAGGRVTYLATDIRNEVSVVIKQFQFAQSGSNWSDYKAYEKEAEILKQLHHPNIPRYLDSFETPAGFCLVQEYKKALSLAKQQYFNPAEVKQIALAVLQILVYLQQRNPTVIHRDIKPENILVNRFGQQIKVYLVDFGFAQIGASEVTASSVIKGTLGFMPPEQLFNRQLTQASDLYSLGMTLIALLTQTKSSDIGQLIDENYRLKVKQHLPGLNHKFVGWLEKMVSQKLENRFPNAAIALKALKPIPITQLKNQSLTTQRAGAIVGVIVLLGLVGIQIPRFFIKSSPSQVLVTPAPELKSQPSPPSQPKSTSNSQPVPFYVSSLDSSYPHPDMEMKGTFEGEYRVLPEYVEVIVKKATISNHLLNKKITYLRSLKFFLSYYGTPQKWEKFPDSRFEILQKNRLNYGESYTFTNIRFVIPKSSSTELSKIQMSFGIEHGFKGSGWHYVIYRPNW, from the coding sequence ATGAGCAACTTCCCAGATTTCTGCGCTCACGGCTATCGAGTCGAACGAGAGCTAGGACAAAATTACGCAGGCGGTCGTGTAACCTACTTAGCTACAGACATACGTAATGAAGTTTCTGTGGTTATCAAGCAGTTTCAGTTTGCTCAGTCTGGTTCTAATTGGTCAGACTACAAGGCATATGAAAAAGAAGCCGAAATACTCAAACAACTCCATCATCCTAATATTCCTCGTTACCTCGATTCATTTGAAACTCCTGCTGGCTTTTGTCTAGTTCAGGAATATAAAAAAGCCCTTTCCTTAGCCAAGCAGCAATACTTCAATCCGGCAGAAGTTAAGCAAATTGCACTTGCGGTTTTACAGATTTTAGTATATTTGCAACAGCGAAATCCCACAGTAATTCATCGGGACATAAAACCAGAAAATATCTTGGTTAACCGTTTTGGACAACAGATAAAAGTTTACTTAGTGGATTTTGGGTTTGCTCAAATCGGCGCAAGTGAAGTAACAGCAAGTAGTGTTATTAAAGGCACGTTAGGCTTTATGCCACCCGAACAATTATTCAATCGTCAACTAACACAAGCGTCTGATCTTTACAGTCTTGGGATGACGCTGATTGCCTTGTTAACGCAGACGAAATCAAGCGATATTGGTCAATTAATAGATGAGAATTATCGTCTAAAAGTAAAGCAGCATTTACCTGGGTTAAACCACAAGTTTGTTGGATGGTTAGAAAAGATGGTTTCTCAGAAGCTCGAAAATCGCTTTCCTAATGCTGCTATTGCTTTGAAAGCACTCAAGCCTATCCCAATTACTCAATTAAAAAATCAGTCATTAACGACTCAGAGGGCAGGAGCGATAGTAGGCGTAATTGTGTTGCTGGGATTAGTGGGGATTCAAATCCCTCGATTTTTTATTAAATCTAGTCCCAGTCAAGTCCTTGTTACTCCAGCTCCAGAGTTAAAATCACAGCCATCCCCCCCTTCACAACCAAAATCTACCTCAAATTCCCAGCCTGTCCCTTTTTATGTATCTTCCTTGGACAGTTCATATCCACACCCTGATATGGAGATGAAGGGAACATTTGAGGGAGAGTATCGGGTTCTTCCTGAGTATGTGGAAGTAATTGTAAAAAAGGCAACTATTTCTAATCATCTTCTTAATAAAAAAATCACTTATCTCCGTTCTCTTAAGTTTTTTCTTTCCTATTATGGTACACCTCAAAAATGGGAAAAGTTTCCTGATTCCAGGTTTGAAATATTGCAAAAAAACCGTCTCAATTATGGAGAGTCTTATACATTTACGAATATTCGATTTGTAATTCCTAAATCAAGTTCCACAGAACTCTCAAAAATACAGATGAGTTTTGGAATAGAGCATGGGTTTAAGGGTTCTGGTTGGCACTATGTAATTTACCGCCCTAATTGGTAG
- a CDS encoding TIR protein: MNTPPTQKILLLAANPIGSRNLRLGEEMREIEEGLKRSRNRERYSIATAQAVRYRDIRRAILEHEPQIIHFSGHGAGEEGLVFEDETGAAKLVNAEALAGLFQIFSGQLECVILNACYSQVQAEAIAQHIPCVIGMKKAIGDRAAIEFAVGFYDALGAKKSYEFAYKLGCNAIRTAGIPEQDIPALLKTAQIEPMSAKAQPTQLASSPVSAKPIISQRVFISYRSQQPDAQLAQEFYNQLVAAGHEAFMAGASISWGQNWVERIDEELKRCDYFLLLLSEQSASSDMVAGEVRTARELQAKLGKPVILPVRINLPFDDPLNYELRSFLQTIQQRQWQSDADTPVILSDILSLLSTGSAPKLVAEEITPTSIVGKQDRPPLPVAELELPGGTIQLASLFYVQREPWESRSLEQMEKNAGLIRIKAPRQMGKTSLLARICHHATELGYRTATLDFLETDEAIFEDLTVFLKRFCALISRKLGISPRKVSEFWDEELFGPKENCNDYFEQCILSDVTVPLFLGLDELDRLFPYNAVAKEFLALLRSWNEKAKVNETWAKLRMAIAHSTESYVVMDTNSSPFNVGLAVDLPEFNQEQVLDLVARHGLSWGTEETRQLMEMVGGHPYLVRLALYHVAQGDLTLTQLLATAPTDAGIYGEHLRRHLWNLQQNPELAAAFQKVVATDKPVCLPSMSAFKLNGMGLVSLQGNEVIVRHECLYRPYFQSRLRIRE; this comes from the coding sequence ATGAATACTCCACCAACTCAGAAAATTCTACTGTTAGCTGCCAATCCCATCGGCAGTAGAAATCTGCGTCTGGGTGAAGAGATGCGGGAGATTGAAGAGGGCTTGAAAAGGTCAAGGAACAGAGAACGGTATTCTATAGCTACAGCCCAAGCAGTACGCTATCGAGATATCCGCAGAGCAATCCTGGAACACGAACCGCAGATTATTCATTTTTCAGGACATGGGGCAGGAGAAGAAGGTTTAGTTTTTGAAGATGAAACAGGTGCAGCCAAGTTAGTTAATGCAGAAGCGTTAGCTGGACTGTTTCAAATATTTTCAGGGCAACTGGAATGCGTAATTCTCAATGCTTGCTATTCCCAGGTACAAGCAGAAGCGATCGCACAACATATTCCTTGCGTCATTGGGATGAAGAAAGCAATTGGAGATCGGGCAGCAATTGAGTTTGCAGTCGGGTTTTATGATGCGTTGGGGGCGAAAAAATCCTATGAATTTGCCTACAAGCTCGGCTGTAATGCGATTAGAACGGCAGGAATACCAGAACAGGATATTCCCGCTCTCTTGAAAACTGCTCAGATTGAGCCAATGTCTGCAAAGGCCCAACCGACTCAACTTGCGTCGTCCCCTGTCTCAGCAAAGCCAATAATTAGCCAGCGAGTTTTCATCAGCTATCGCTCTCAACAGCCAGATGCCCAACTAGCACAAGAATTTTACAACCAACTGGTAGCTGCCGGACATGAAGCGTTTATGGCTGGGGCAAGTATTAGCTGGGGACAAAATTGGGTAGAGCGCATTGACGAAGAATTGAAACGCTGTGATTATTTCCTGCTGCTGCTGTCGGAGCAATCAGCAAGCAGTGATATGGTGGCAGGAGAAGTCAGAACAGCAAGGGAGTTGCAGGCGAAACTGGGAAAACCCGTCATTCTGCCAGTAAGGATTAATTTACCTTTTGATGACCCGCTCAATTACGAACTGCGAAGTTTCTTGCAAACCATTCAGCAGCGGCAATGGCAATCTGATGCAGACACACCAGTTATCTTATCGGACATCCTCTCACTTCTATCAACAGGATCAGCACCTAAACTTGTTGCCGAAGAAATTACCCCTACGTCAATTGTAGGAAAACAAGATCGCCCACCATTGCCCGTAGCAGAACTAGAACTTCCAGGCGGAACAATACAACTAGCTTCTCTGTTTTATGTCCAGCGAGAACCTTGGGAATCACGCAGCTTAGAGCAGATGGAAAAAAACGCCGGACTGATTCGGATCAAAGCCCCTCGACAGATGGGAAAAACTTCCCTTTTAGCCCGGATTTGCCATCATGCAACAGAGCTAGGCTATCGCACGGCTACCTTAGACTTCTTAGAAACTGATGAGGCAATTTTTGAAGATTTAACCGTTTTCTTGAAACGGTTTTGTGCGTTAATCAGTCGCAAGCTGGGAATATCTCCCCGAAAAGTGTCCGAATTTTGGGATGAGGAATTATTCGGCCCCAAGGAAAACTGCAATGATTATTTTGAGCAGTGCATATTATCAGATGTAACAGTTCCCTTATTTTTGGGACTAGACGAACTAGATCGGCTGTTTCCCTATAATGCAGTGGCCAAAGAATTTTTAGCCCTGTTGCGCTCCTGGAATGAAAAGGCGAAAGTAAATGAAACTTGGGCTAAATTACGGATGGCGATCGCCCACTCCACAGAATCTTATGTGGTAATGGACACCAATTCATCTCCCTTTAATGTGGGGCTGGCAGTAGATTTACCAGAGTTTAACCAAGAGCAAGTTTTAGATTTAGTAGCGCGGCACGGACTGAGTTGGGGGACGGAAGAAACCAGACAACTCATGGAGATGGTGGGAGGACACCCTTACTTGGTGCGCCTTGCCCTTTATCACGTTGCTCAAGGGGATTTGACGTTAACCCAACTTCTAGCTACTGCTCCCACTGATGCAGGTATTTATGGCGAACACCTGCGGCGGCATTTGTGGAATTTACAGCAAAACCCAGAGTTAGCCGCAGCCTTTCAAAAAGTGGTGGCAACAGATAAACCCGTGTGCTTGCCCTCAATGTCAGCTTTTAAATTAAATGGGATGGGTTTAGTCAGCTTACAGGGGAATGAAGTGATTGTTCGCCATGAGTGCCTGTACCGTCCTTATTTCCAATCGCGCTTGAGGATCAGGGAATGA
- a CDS encoding glyoxalase/bleomycin resistance protein/dioxygenase, with protein MKFSYTILYVKDVTQSVAFYEKAFGLQKDFIHESGQYAQMETGSTKLAFASNELAKSNLINGFQENSLNNQPAGVEIAFTTDNVDAAFNRAVEAGAVSLVAPKQKPWGQKVGYVRDLDGILIEIASQI; from the coding sequence ATGAAATTTTCTTACACTATCCTTTACGTAAAGGATGTTACCCAGTCGGTGGCTTTTTACGAAAAAGCATTTGGATTACAAAAGGATTTTATTCATGAAAGTGGACAGTATGCACAGATGGAAACAGGCTCAACAAAGCTGGCGTTTGCCTCGAATGAACTAGCTAAATCAAACCTGATTAACGGATTTCAAGAAAATAGTTTAAACAATCAACCTGCTGGAGTCGAAATTGCTTTTACAACAGACAATGTTGATGCTGCTTTCAATCGTGCTGTAGAGGCTGGTGCAGTTAGTTTAGTTGCACCAAAACAAAAGCCTTGGGGACAAAAGGTGGGATATGTTAGAGATTTAGATGGTATTTTGATTGAGATTGCTAGTCAAATTTAG
- a CDS encoding helix-turn-helix protein, CopG, whose protein sequence is MKKKWAVKRITLNLATSEIEKLEKYCQTTGRPATDVIRELIRSLQIHPLNATAQQVSPAEKVTQPLPEVAQLP, encoded by the coding sequence ATGAAGAAAAAATGGGCAGTCAAGCGAATCACCCTTAATCTGGCAACGAGTGAAATAGAGAAGCTGGAAAAGTATTGCCAAACAACAGGAAGACCTGCAACAGATGTCATCCGTGAATTGATTCGTTCTCTACAAATACACCCACTCAATGCCACTGCTCAACAAGTTAGTCCAGCAGAAAAAGTTACTCAACCACTGCCCGAAGTTGCTCAATTGCCTTAA
- a CDS encoding WD-40 repeat protein has product MKDSANGSYRYQVGGALGQDVPSYVTRAADRQFYEALQAQEFCYVLNSRQMGKSSLMVRTLARLKSEGWAGIVLDFSAKDSQAEQAERWYNGIINQLNRHFGLLENARTWLKERDFLSPVERLEEFIETVLLPGMNQRIVIFIDEIDSTLNLPFTDDFFALIRACYNKRADNPDYKRLTFALLGVAAPAELISDKKRTPFNIGQAIDLKGFGFEEAQPLVKGLEIKADNPQAVLAEILNWTGGQPFLTQRLCQLVVDNTEFISAGKEAESIEKLSHNCLIDNWESQDEQEHLKTIRNRLLSNEQKAAYLLELYRQISQARKLKFQNTAEERDLQLSGLVVKRDDHLTVYNPIYKQVFNEQWINTELGKLRPYAESFRAWVASGGKDESRLLRGQALQDAKQWSSNKNLSYQDQQFLAASEGKEIQEKIAVQEQEAALKREREDREAAEARNQLLSEANKKAQRRISIGFVVLVVAVLAAVGLGIFSRQQVDVANSQVQAANKKVSSANTQVNEANNKLTEAQESERKARDSVAQAKNQERLAKENEKLAQRKATQADQAAKQAQQQAQTSQQKASKFEKDATNARQDFNTAKKQKSDIEEQFKYIGNKLKKINIKNQETKEEVEAVQNLNKLAGELQKNNPSRFEGITFDSNEALRLSALSFNVSNHQLKQALVFSTSSQAHQQLKNLKEAESEIKQSQKLLTEVNKKVLESSQGLQIKVLVQKAQGDLLAQNKKTQDAIKSYTQAFNILKNHSNETDFTKDNQLLTGENIESVYRSLIKLNPQDKDVQLALKKHLYAQLEYFLKAKNWEAADIKTSQLMLNLAKREKEGFLDDEQINFSCLDLQKIDKFWVSADKRFGFSVQKEIWIKTGNRLGIKPGDWTDKDRDNYLQFARAVGWYDNELKNDTSRSRGGFVSYDLLIRRIEEDPVYGRGGLPAQDWAEEREFPQYYTWGRVYSLLLSRCDL; this is encoded by the coding sequence ATGAAGGACTCAGCCAACGGCAGCTATCGCTATCAAGTGGGCGGAGCCTTGGGTCAAGATGTTCCCTCTTATGTCACACGGGCAGCAGATCGCCAGTTCTATGAAGCTTTGCAAGCGCAAGAATTTTGCTATGTCCTCAACTCCCGTCAGATGGGAAAATCTAGCTTGATGGTGCGGACTCTGGCTCGGCTAAAGTCAGAAGGCTGGGCAGGAATCGTCTTAGATTTTTCCGCAAAAGACAGTCAAGCCGAGCAAGCAGAACGCTGGTACAACGGCATCATTAATCAATTAAATCGTCATTTTGGCTTACTTGAGAATGCCCGTACTTGGCTCAAAGAAAGGGATTTTCTCTCGCCAGTAGAACGTTTAGAAGAGTTTATCGAAACAGTGCTGTTGCCGGGAATGAATCAGCGTATTGTCATCTTTATCGATGAGATCGACAGCACCCTCAACCTACCTTTTACTGACGACTTTTTTGCTTTGATTCGCGCCTGTTACAACAAACGAGCTGACAATCCAGACTACAAGCGGCTGACGTTTGCATTGTTGGGTGTGGCGGCTCCGGCTGAATTGATTAGCGACAAGAAACGGACTCCTTTTAATATTGGTCAGGCAATCGACCTTAAGGGTTTTGGGTTTGAGGAAGCGCAACCTTTGGTGAAGGGGTTGGAAATAAAAGCCGATAATCCCCAGGCAGTCTTAGCAGAAATCCTCAATTGGACGGGAGGACAGCCTTTTTTAACTCAAAGGTTATGTCAGTTGGTTGTAGATAACACAGAGTTCATCTCGGCGGGGAAGGAAGCTGAGTCTATTGAGAAGTTGTCACATAATTGCTTGATTGATAACTGGGAATCTCAGGACGAACAGGAGCATTTGAAGACCATTAGAAATCGTCTGTTGAGTAACGAGCAAAAGGCTGCATACTTGCTGGAGTTGTATCGGCAAATTAGCCAAGCTAGAAAGCTCAAGTTTCAGAATACTGCCGAAGAACGGGACTTGCAATTATCTGGGTTAGTGGTCAAGCGAGATGACCACTTAACTGTTTACAATCCCATCTACAAACAAGTCTTTAACGAGCAGTGGATTAATACTGAGTTAGGTAAATTACGCCCATACGCAGAAAGCTTTCGGGCTTGGGTTGCTTCTGGAGGCAAGGATGAATCACGGCTATTGCGGGGTCAGGCGTTGCAGGATGCAAAACAATGGAGTTCTAATAAAAATTTAAGCTATCAAGATCAGCAGTTTTTAGCTGCCAGTGAAGGGAAGGAAATTCAGGAGAAAATTGCTGTCCAAGAACAAGAAGCTGCTTTGAAACGAGAAAGAGAAGATAGGGAAGCGGCAGAGGCAAGAAACCAATTGCTCAGTGAGGCAAATAAGAAAGCTCAACGGCGAATTAGTATTGGGTTTGTTGTTTTGGTTGTTGCAGTTCTGGCAGCAGTGGGTTTAGGAATATTTTCAAGACAGCAGGTGGACGTAGCGAACTCTCAAGTTCAGGCAGCAAATAAAAAAGTTAGTTCTGCTAATACACAAGTTAATGAAGCTAACAATAAATTAACAGAAGCTCAAGAAAGTGAACGCAAAGCTAGAGATAGTGTTGCACAAGCAAAGAACCAAGAACGACTTGCCAAAGAAAACGAGAAATTAGCGCAACGAAAAGCAACACAAGCAGATCAAGCTGCTAAACAAGCACAACAGCAAGCACAAACTTCTCAACAGAAAGCATCAAAATTTGAGAAAGATGCCACAAACGCAAGACAAGATTTCAATACAGCTAAAAAGCAAAAATCTGATATTGAGGAACAATTCAAATATATAGGAAATAAATTAAAAAAAATAAATATAAAAAACCAAGAAACTAAAGAAGAAGTTGAAGCTGTTCAAAATTTAAACAAACTAGCTGGCGAATTACAAAAAAATAATCCTTCTCGTTTTGAAGGCATTACTTTTGATTCAAATGAAGCTCTAAGGCTGTCCGCTTTATCTTTTAATGTTAGTAATCATCAACTTAAACAAGCCTTAGTATTTTCTACTAGTTCACAAGCACATCAACAGTTAAAAAATCTGAAAGAAGCAGAATCAGAAATTAAGCAAAGTCAGAAGTTATTAACTGAAGTGAATAAGAAGGTTTTAGAATCTAGCCAAGGCTTACAAATTAAAGTGTTAGTCCAGAAAGCTCAAGGTGATTTACTAGCCCAGAATAAAAAAACTCAGGATGCTATAAAATCTTATACTCAAGCATTTAATATCTTAAAAAATCATTCCAATGAAACTGATTTTACCAAAGATAATCAGTTGCTCACTGGCGAGAATATTGAATCAGTTTATCGGAGTTTAATTAAACTAAATCCTCAAGATAAAGACGTTCAGTTAGCACTAAAAAAACATTTATATGCTCAACTTGAATATTTCTTGAAGGCTAAAAATTGGGAAGCTGCTGATATAAAAACATCCCAACTCATGCTCAATCTTGCGAAAAGGGAAAAAGAAGGATTTTTAGATGATGAGCAGATTAATTTCTCTTGTCTAGACCTGCAAAAAATAGACAAGTTTTGGGTCAGTGCAGACAAACGTTTTGGTTTTAGTGTGCAGAAGGAAATATGGATTAAGACTGGGAATAGACTAGGTATAAAACCAGGAGACTGGACTGACAAAGACCGTGATAATTATTTACAATTTGCCAGAGCAGTGGGATGGTATGATAACGAATTAAAGAATGATACAAGTCGCTCCAGAGGTGGTTTCGTGAGCTATGACTTGCTAATAAGGCGTATAGAAGAAGACCCCGTATATGGTAGAGGGGGACTACCAGCCCAGGATTGGGCAGAGGAGAGGGAATTTCCACAGTACTATACGTGGGGACGTGTATACTCGCTTCTTCTCTCGCGTTGCGACTTGTAA
- a CDS encoding hypothetical protein (similar to ribosomal protein S7) has translation MSKYKPRLIKHPVKVTRGDSKKIVYRAIRNIQQLKNSQTLGTTRINRQCLMVRKEGIYWVVV, from the coding sequence ATGTCGAAATATAAACCACGACTGATTAAGCATCCCGTGAAAGTTACCAGGGGTGATTCCAAAAAGATAGTTTATCGAGCTATCCGAAATATTCAACAACTCAAAAATAGTCAAACTTTAGGAACAACCAGAATCAATCGGCAATGTCTGATGGTTCGTAAAGAAGGTATTTACTGGGTTGTTGTTTAG
- a CDS encoding DNA polymerase III gamma and tau subunits, whose amino-acid sequence MNRLTLSKLKKIAAQKGYEVQFERGVYKLFKQVADFDSLSEAEEFLIQETSVPTPPPPPPPPTLQLLKPHQPPPPAPKFDLAAIWERVLHEISEIPLRALIGQMCSLVSFDGQSAFIQCKSAWYDKISTKLPTLAIAFESILGRNINLTLLKAAQLPTKSPSPAITAAFVPPSPIPPLPQILKTPPDTNYLPLLSSGKYRILVVDEIIAQGYPQLDGKKYLDVLKTVSLAKILDFYQLSIGMKLSISVPFNRGECWLLNFEVISLAIQSLKDGNYVYVVLQPISRLTAADHYLLIQTEDIF is encoded by the coding sequence ATGAACAGATTAACCTTGTCCAAACTCAAAAAAATTGCCGCCCAAAAAGGTTACGAAGTACAATTTGAGCGTGGTGTCTACAAACTTTTTAAGCAGGTTGCTGATTTCGATTCTTTGTCGGAAGCTGAAGAATTTCTCATTCAAGAAACATCAGTGCCAACACCACCGCCACCTCCCCCACCACCAACACTTCAACTATTAAAGCCACACCAACCACCACCGCCAGCACCAAAGTTTGATCTGGCTGCAATTTGGGAGCGAGTTCTACATGAAATTAGCGAGATTCCACTGCGGGCATTAATTGGGCAAATGTGTTCTTTAGTTTCTTTTGATGGTCAATCTGCTTTTATACAATGTAAAAGTGCTTGGTACGATAAAATCAGCACGAAATTGCCCACACTAGCCATAGCTTTTGAAAGTATATTAGGTAGAAATATCAATCTTACACTGTTAAAAGCTGCTCAACTACCGACAAAATCTCCTTCACCTGCAATAACCGCAGCATTCGTGCCTCCTTCGCCAATACCACCCCTACCACAAATACTGAAGACACCTCCTGACACCAACTATTTACCATTATTGAGTTCAGGAAAATATCGGATACTTGTAGTTGATGAAATTATTGCTCAAGGCTATCCCCAATTAGATGGCAAAAAATATCTTGATGTTCTAAAAACAGTCTCCTTGGCAAAGATACTTGATTTTTACCAATTATCTATCGGGATGAAGCTGTCCATCTCTGTTCCTTTTAATAGGGGCGAATGTTGGCTATTAAATTTTGAGGTAATCAGTTTAGCCATTCAATCCTTAAAAGATGGAAATTATGTATATGTTGTGTTGCAACCAATATCACGCCTCACAGCCGCGGATCACTACTTGCTTATTCAAACTGAAGATATTTTTTGA